The following coding sequences lie in one Rickettsiella endosymbiont of Rhagonycha lignosa genomic window:
- a CDS encoding terpene synthase family protein, whose product MEKYALKESQDSNKNSGKNVALKFDLGELITTRYGITQRRGHFVCLNPFSPINFIKKNEKELADKKVIWEKEITKIGFMQKGDFFYKNFNKLNALTFSTLLIPDKPIQNLKFLFYFLIALFAIDDFFEEVKADENLNKIVKILIEFAQGNSEMILQTHYQTLCARCKLLSPLCKLLTSLHHEARQFNLDTSFFTNSLIQHLYSQQLELNYFLEEKLHPFCKEDYLDTRYFSSGAYITQEVISLIRGIVLSKEIRLHPAFIKYRNEICLHTILVNDIFSLEKEAANEEIFNMIIIKQEKYSLQTAFNKTLDKLNNLVIKIKDSANKLKEIFKDDSNVEKFIKSTFQMVDGNILGHKESKRYGDIAFEVVELPEMVSSKSIFFQYPLKGRYDQESISSVFNSPQTQLNK is encoded by the coding sequence ATGGAAAAATATGCGCTAAAGGAATCTCAAGATTCAAATAAAAATAGTGGAAAAAATGTAGCTTTAAAGTTTGACCTAGGAGAGCTTATCACTACAAGATATGGAATAACACAAAGAAGAGGGCACTTTGTATGCTTAAACCCTTTTTCGCCAATTAATTTTATAAAAAAAAATGAAAAAGAACTAGCAGATAAAAAAGTTATATGGGAAAAGGAAATTACAAAAATAGGCTTTATGCAAAAAGGAGATTTTTTTTATAAAAATTTTAATAAATTAAATGCTTTAACCTTTTCTACATTACTTATTCCGGATAAGCCCATACAAAATTTAAAGTTTCTCTTTTATTTTTTAATCGCTTTATTTGCTATCGATGATTTTTTTGAAGAGGTAAAAGCGGATGAAAATTTAAATAAAATTGTAAAAATCCTTATTGAATTTGCTCAAGGCAATTCCGAGATGATTTTGCAGACTCATTATCAGACGCTATGTGCTCGTTGTAAATTATTGTCACCTTTATGTAAATTATTAACGAGCCTTCATCATGAAGCCCGGCAATTTAATTTAGATACTTCTTTTTTTACTAACTCTTTAATTCAGCATTTATATAGCCAGCAATTAGAGTTAAATTATTTTTTAGAAGAAAAATTACATCCTTTCTGTAAAGAAGATTACTTAGATACTCGATATTTTAGTTCGGGCGCTTATATTACTCAAGAGGTTATTAGTTTGATTAGAGGAATAGTGCTGTCTAAAGAGATAAGATTACACCCCGCTTTTATAAAATACAGAAATGAAATTTGTTTACACACTATTCTCGTCAATGATATTTTTTCCTTAGAAAAAGAAGCAGCCAATGAAGAAATATTTAATATGATTATTATAAAACAGGAAAAATATTCTTTACAAACTGCATTTAATAAAACACTGGATAAATTGAATAACCTAGTGATCAAGATAAAAGATAGCGCAAATAAATTAAAAGAAATATTTAAGGACGATTCGAATGTAGAAAAATTTATAAAAAGCACCTTTCAAATGGTCGATGGAAATATACTGGGCCACAAGGAATCTAAACGCTATGGTGATATTGCTTTTGAGGTTGTCGAGCTTCCTGAGATGGTATCTTCTAAATCTATTTTTTTTCAATACCCTCTA
- a CDS encoding cytochrome P450, which produces MLDASKINLLKKNSTNSTIQADTHLPSTSEFFFQKIKYFYTNSPINFSFFTGYRYIGIPRLSGNPIVGRLKDFSSEEAAWNVIDQAARLATQHASGMCYFWIANKLILLITKPQHINECLIKNKDKVSPNREIITAVFGQNIATKDKVKWLEKRKLYKRYFSEKNYLKHSELYTLDLMDKFFHQIQSSGSYAEDIKLLLNDLSLLVILERLTNTSSDFAIKLDELSSCINEVAKHITHKNNFLITISKTFIYLYLNNKPPVDFNEIRLKFKSDLNRLFYPHLDRLRNTTNFLNLLWEAEADKNPFEFMEEVAADSGLSLLAARQGIATSLLFIIKLLAAHPEKEKKLRKAINESLGELDEISVENVNKIEYLDMVINESLRLYPTSRILLPRSVEDNFLIGGLPLFKGDQILISPYITHRLGHFFKQPVQFIPERFDKKNKDKIESGSYLPFGIGAHNCIGQKLSIQTIKLFLTSIYRKNHIEVMDNYFPTSIKENVVKTKFFTKIQLVSTNDCEQKNASKPHV; this is translated from the coding sequence ATGTTAGACGCATCTAAAATAAATTTATTAAAAAAAAATTCTACCAATTCTACTATTCAAGCAGATACACATCTTCCAAGCACATCAGAATTTTTTTTTCAAAAAATAAAATATTTTTACACTAATTCGCCAATAAATTTTTCGTTTTTTACAGGTTACCGATATATTGGAATACCGCGATTATCCGGTAATCCTATCGTAGGCAGATTAAAAGACTTTTCGTCAGAAGAAGCAGCATGGAATGTTATCGATCAAGCCGCTAGGCTTGCTACACAGCATGCTTCCGGTATGTGCTATTTTTGGATAGCGAATAAGCTCATTCTTTTGATAACAAAACCTCAGCATATTAATGAGTGTTTGATAAAAAATAAAGATAAAGTTTCTCCCAATAGAGAAATTATAACGGCTGTATTTGGACAAAATATCGCAACAAAGGACAAAGTTAAATGGTTAGAAAAAAGAAAGTTATATAAAAGATATTTTTCTGAGAAAAATTATCTCAAACACTCTGAGCTATATACGCTTGATTTAATGGATAAGTTCTTTCATCAAATACAATCTTCCGGTAGCTATGCCGAGGATATTAAGCTGTTGCTTAATGATTTAAGTTTGTTGGTTATATTAGAGCGATTAACAAATACATCGTCGGATTTTGCTATAAAATTAGATGAATTATCTTCCTGCATTAACGAAGTAGCTAAGCATATAACACACAAAAATAATTTTTTAATAACTATTTCAAAAACATTTATTTATTTATATTTAAATAATAAACCCCCCGTTGATTTTAACGAAATACGTTTAAAATTTAAAAGCGATTTAAATCGGTTATTTTATCCCCACTTAGATAGGCTGCGAAATACAACTAATTTCCTTAATCTCTTATGGGAAGCTGAAGCAGATAAAAATCCTTTTGAATTTATGGAAGAGGTTGCTGCCGATAGTGGTTTATCTTTATTGGCTGCACGCCAAGGAATTGCAACCTCTTTACTTTTTATTATCAAGCTTTTAGCGGCTCATCCCGAAAAAGAAAAAAAACTAAGAAAAGCCATTAATGAATCTCTAGGAGAGCTTGATGAGATAAGTGTAGAAAATGTTAATAAAATAGAATATTTAGACATGGTTATAAATGAATCTTTAAGATTATATCCAACATCCCGTATTCTTTTGCCACGTTCTGTTGAAGATAATTTTTTAATTGGTGGATTACCCTTGTTTAAAGGGGATCAAATTCTTATTTCTCCCTATATTACCCACCGCTTAGGTCATTTTTTTAAACAACCGGTACAATTTATCCCAGAAAGGTTTGATAAAAAAAATAAAGACAAAATTGAATCAGGATCGTACCTACCTTTCGGAATCGGGGCTCATAATTGTATTGGTCAAAAATTATCGATACAAACCATTAAATTATTTTTAACCTCCATTTATAGGAAAAACCATATAGAGGTTATGGATAACTATTTCCCAACTTCAATCAAAGAAAATGTTGTGAAAACAAAGTTTTTCACTAAAATTCAGCTTGTTTCAACGAATGATTGTGAACAAAAAAATGCCTCTAAACCTCATGTTTGA